In Marinibacterium anthonyi, the DNA window CGATCGCCTGCACGGCGGGCCAGCCGTACAGGAAACAGGGCGCGGGCGGCAGCGGATGGAACATGGTTCCCGGCCTGGTGACCACCTCGATGGCGCGGAAATGGCCTTCGTTCGGCGCCTCGCCCATGCCGGCCAGCATGGAAATGGCGACGCGGCTGGTGGAGATGGTCGACGGCACCGGGCAGTTGATCGGGCCGGCCTGTTGCGGCGGCGCGGCGGAATAATCCAGCCTGACGCTGTCACCTTCGACGATCACGGTGATGTCGAAGGGCACCTGCGCCGTTTCCACCCCGTTGTCATCCATCACGCCGGATCCCACGTAGGTCCCGTCCGGGATCCCCGCGAAGTAGTTGCGCACGACCCGTTCGCCATGGTCGAACATCTGTTCCACCGCGCGCCCGAAATCCTCGACCCCGTGCCTTGCGACGACCTCCAGAAGCGCTCGCACGCCGGTTCGCACGCCGACGATCTCGGCATTCAGGTCCCCGGCGATCATCTTCGGCACACGGGAATTGGCCAGGATGATCCGGTAGATCGGATCGACCATCTTGCCCCTCTCCACGATCTTCACGCCGGGATAGATCGTGCCCTCCTGGTAGACGTCGATCGTGTCGGTGCAATAGGGATCCTTGCCCGCGATATCCAGCCAGTGACCCTTGATCGCGGCATAGCCCACCAGTTCGCCCTCGTGGAAAGCGGGCATGACCACGGCCAGGTCCTGCGGATGTGACCCGGTGCCATAGGGCCAGTTGTAGATGATGATGTCGCCGTCGTTGAGGTTCTCAACCCCGCCGATGCCCTTCACCGCCTCGATGACGCAGAAGTTCAGCGTGCCCATGAACATCGGCAAGGATGGCGCCTGCGCCAGCAGCCGCACGTCCTTGTCGTAAAGCGCCACGGCGAAATCCAGTACCTCGTAGATCACCGGGCTGAAGGCGGTGCGCACAAGCGCGCGCTTCATCTGGTTCGCGGCCGAGTTCAGCGCGTGGCGGACAACCTCGGTGGTGATCGGGTCGACCGGATCGGCGGGCGTGGACCGGGACTGGCCGGCCTTGTGGAGGATGGTGTCCATGGCTCAGATCTCCTTCCGCTCGAGGATCAGTTCGCCGCGCGCGCCCGGACGGATCGTCCAGCCGGCATCGACGTAGAGGGTCGAGGTGGTTTCGGTGACGATGCAGGGACCGTCCGTCGGCCCCGCAAAGGTGTTGCGCGGGAGGATGGCAAAGGGCGTGCGGTGGCCCATGGCAAAGGAATGGGCGTTGACGGTTCGCGTCTCGGGCGGGGCCGGGTCCGGGTCGGGCACGCGGACCTCGCGGGGGGCCAGCGCCTCGGTATAGGTGGCGCGGACGGCGACGGTTTCGACCTGCTCGTCCAGCGTGCCGCCAAAGGTCTTGTCGTATTCCGTGGCGAAGGTCTCCGCGATCTGGCCCGCATCCGGTGCGATCCGGACGCCGTCCAGGGCCAGATCCACCGACAGCGAATGTTCCTGCCCCTTGTAGCGCAGGTCCAGCCTTGCCGACGGCGTGGCCTTGGCGGGCCGTGCGCCCCGGGCTTCAAGGTCACTCAACAGCGTGTCCAGCAGCATCTGCGCGCGGATCAGACCGTCGGTATTCAGATCGGTCACCAGCGTGCGCGCCGCCGATTGCACCCGGTCGGCGCCCAGCAGCCCCCAGGCCGAGAAATTCCCCGCGAACGGCGGCAGCACGATGCGGTTCATGCCCAGGTCATCGGCCAGCAGGCAGGCCATCAGCGGCCCGGCGCCGCCGAACGGCAGCAATGTCATGCCGCGCGGGTCCAGCCCCTGTTCGACGGTCACCTCGCGCATCGCGCCCCCCATGGCGGCGGCGGCAATGCGCAACACGCCGGTGGCGACGGTTTCCACGTCCTGTCCCAGCCCTTCGGCAACCGCCGTCAGCGCCCGTTCGGACGCCGCGATGTCCAGCGTGATGCCCGAAGCCAGTTCCCCCGGCCCCAGCATCCCCAGGTAGGCCGCCGCGTCGGTCAGCGCGGGCTGCGTGCCGCCCTTGCCATAACAGGCCGGCCCCGGCACGGCGCCCGCCGATTGCGGCCCGACACGCATCAGCCCGCCGCGGTCCACATGCGCCAGCGACCCGCCGCCCGCCCCGATCGAACGCACGTCGACCCAGGTGGTCTGTACCGGCATCCCGTCGATGACGCCTTCGTACAGCACCTGCGGTTCACCGCCGAGGATCAGCGCGGTGTCGAAGCTGGTGCCGCCCACATCCGCCGTGATCAGCGCGTCGATACCAAGGGATCGCGCGAATTCCGAAGCCCCGTGCGCGCCGCCCACGGGGCCGGACATGATGGTCTCGAACGGGCGGTCCTCGGCCTCGGCAAAGGTCATCGACCCGCTGCCGGACCGGGTGATCAGCGCCATGCCGGTGAACCCCAGATCGCGCAGTCGGGTTTCGAGTCGGCGCAGGTAGTTCGACATGCGGCCGCGCACGAAGGCGTCGATGACCGTGGTCGAGGTCCGTTCGTATTCGCGGTATTCGCCCGAAATCCGGTGCGACAGCGAAATGCCGCCCTCGAAGCCTTCCTCGCGGATCAGCCGTTCCACCAGCAGTTCATGGTCGGGATTGGCCCAGGCGTTGATCAGCGCCACGGCGATCGCGTCCACGTTGAACCCCATCAGCGCGCGGATCGCCGCCCGCGTGGCCTGTTCATCCACCGGCGCACGGACGGACCCGTCCGCCATGATCCGCCCCGGCACCTCAAGCCGGCGGCGACGGGGCACCAGCGCGGGGGGCTGTTCCCAGAACAGGTTGTACATTTCGGCCCGGTCGCCGCGCCGGATTTCCAGCACGTCGCGGAAGCCTTGCGTCGCCAGCAACCCCACCTCGGCCCCGCGCCGTTCCAGAAGCGCGTTGAGGCCGACGGTGGTGCCGTGCAGGAAATACGACGCCTCGGCGATGACCTTTTCCGGCACATGGGCCTGAACGGCGTGGATCACGCCTTCCTCGGGCGCGTGGGGGACGGTGGGGACCTTGCCTTCGACGGTCTCGCCGGTGGTTTCGTCGTAATAGATCAGGTCGGTGAAGGTGCCACCGATGTCGACGCCGATGCGTGTTGCCACTTGGGTATTCCTTGTCTTCAGGCTGCGGGCGCGCGGCCTGTGAGGCGGATCGCGTCGCGCATGGCTTCTTCCTCGGCGCTGGCCACGGGGACGGCGCCGATCAATTGCCGGGTGAATTCGGCCTTCGGAGCCGAGAAGATCTGGTCGGCCAGCCCGGTTTCGACCCGGCGGCCTTCGGCAAAGACACTGATCCGGTCCGCCAGCGCGCGCACGACGGCCAGGTCGTGGGTGATGAAGACATAGGTCAGCCCCCTGTCCTGGCGCAGCTTGTCCAGCAGCTTCAGCACGCGCGCCTGCACCAGCACGTCCAGCGCCGAGGTCGGTTCGTCCAGCACGATCAGGTCCGGTTCCGCCGCCAGCGCCCGCGCGATGGCCACCCGCTGGCGCTGGCCGCCGGACAGCGACGCGGGCGTGCGGCGGGCCATTTCGGGTTCCAGCCCCACCTCGACCAGCAGGTCTTCGACCTTGCGGGCCCGATGACGCGCCTCGCCCAGCCCGTGCACATCCATCGGCAGGCGGACCGACTTGCCGATCCGCCGCCGCCCGTTCAGCGACGACAGTGGGTTCTGCTGCACCAACTGGATCCGCCGTTTCATCGCACGCGGCCGGTCCTGGCGCAGGGGCTTGCCGTCGAAATGCATCTCGCCAAAGGTCGAGGAATGGATGCCCAGGATGATATTGGCCAGCGTCGACTTGCCGGATCCGCTTTCGCCGACGACCGCGTGGCATTCGCCCCGGCGCACGTCGAAATCGACGTCGTCCAGCGCCTTCACCTCGTGGTCGCCGGCCTTGAAGACCTTGGACAGCCGCGTCGTGCGCAGGAGGACATCGCTCATGCGTTCACCTCGTCGGGTTCGCCGCAGCCGTCGTGCACGATCAGCGGATCGCGGAAGGCGTCGGAATGTTCGGGAAGGTCCGGCAGGCCGCCGCCGATCAGTTTCGGCGCGGCCGACAGCAGCGCGCGCGTATAGGGGTGGCGCGGGTCGGCAAAGAGCTGGTCCGTGCGCCCGTGTTCCACGATCTTGCCCCGGTAGATCACGTAGACCCGGTCGGCGAATTCGCGCACGACCGACAGGTTGTGCGAGATAAACAGCACCGCGGTCCCCTTCTGCGTCACCAGGTCGTCCATCAGCCGCAGGGTCTGGGCCTGCACGGTCACGTCCAGCGCGGTGCCGGGTTCGTCCGCCAGCAGCAGTTCGGGTTCGTTGGCCAGCGCCATGGCGATCATGACGCGCTGGTTCATGCCGCCCGACAGCTGGAACGGATAGCTGTCCAGCGCGCGCGCCGGGTCGGGAATATGCACTTCGGCCAGCGCCTGCATCGCCCGGTCGCGGGCCTGCGTCTCTGTCACCCTTTGGCCGCCGGCGCGCAGGACCTCGGCGAAGATCTCACCGATGCGGAAGACCGGGTTCAGGGCGGATGTCGGATCCTGGAAGATCATCGTCACCCGGTGGCCGCGTTCGGGCGCCATGGCCTGGGGCGCGCGGATCAGGTCATGGCCGACCACCTCGATCAACCCCGACGTCAGCGTGCCGCGTTCCTGTTGCAGCCGCCCCAGCGCCAGTTGCGCGGTCACCGATTTGCCGGACCCGCTTTCGCCGACCAGCGCGACCTTTTCCCCGGCGTTCACATGCAGCGAGATGCCATGCAGCACCTGCGCCGTCTGGCGGCCCTTGCGGAAGCCCAGCTTCAGGTCGCGTATCTTGAGAACGGCCATCTTACACCTCTGCGTCGAAGGCTTCGCGCAGGCCGTCGCCCAGCAGGTTGAAGCCAAGCACCAGGATCATGATCGCAAGCGCGGGGAAGATCGACAGCCACCAGGCGTCGGGCATGTATTTCGCCCCGTCCGCCACCATCGACCCAAGGTCCGGTGTCGGCGGCTGCACCCCAAGGCCCAGGAAGGACAGCGACGACACCATCAGCACGACGAACCCGATATCCAGCGTCAGCTTGGTCAGCACTGAAGGCGCGCAATTGGGCAGGATCTCGCGGAACATGATGTGCAGCGGCGAGGCCCCGATCACCTCGGCCGCCAGCACGTAGCCTTCGCGCGCCTCGGCGCGCACCACGTTGTAGACCAGCCGCGTGTACCAGGGCCACCACATGACGGTCACGGCCAGCATGGCGTTGGTCAGGGTCGCGGGCAGGAAGCCCATGATCGCCATGGCCAGCACCAGCGGCGGGATCGCCAGGAAGATATCGGTCAGGCGCATCAGGACGAATTCCACCCAACCGCCCATGTAACCGGCGAACAGGCCAAGGATCACGCCGACGGGCATCGAGATCGACAGCACCAGGACGGCCATCATCAGCGACAGGCGGAAGCCATAGATGATCCGCGTGAGCAGGTCGCGCCCGATGGTGTCGGTGCCGAACCAGTGCGCGGCGGAGGGCGCCTGGTTGATGGCGGTGAAATCGCCGATCGGGCCGACATGGGCGGGGTACGGTGTGATCACATCGGCGCACAGCGCGAGGCCGACGCAGAAGACGACCAGCACCAGGCCCAGGATCGAGATCGGGTTCGAGCGGAATTCGGTCCAGGCGACGGACGGGGATACGGACGGGGATTTCGTGCTCATGCCTTCGCCTTTCGTTCGGCCAGCCGGATGCGGGGATTGATGATCGACACGATCAGGTCGACGATCAGGTTGGTCACCAGGAACATCGCCGCGATCACCAGGACGACGCCGACGATGGCGTCCAGATCCTTGCGCAGGATCACCTCGACCCCGTAACGCGACAGGCCGGGCCAGACAAACACCCGTTCCACCAGGAATGCGTTGGCCAGCATGGCGGCAAAATCCAGGCCCACGATGGTCAGCGTCGGGATCAGCGACGGCCAGAAGGCAAAGCGGCGCGCGATGCGGCTTTCGCGGAACCCATAGGCACGGGACATGTCGATGAAGGGCTTGCGGTAGGTTTCGATCATCGACGACCGGGTCAGGCGCGCGGTCTGCCCGATCCCGGACATGGCCAGCGCCGTGGCGGGCAGGACCAGGTGATACAGCGCGTCGAGAAAGGTGGACAATTGCCCCGTCATCAGCGCGTCGAGCGTGTAGAACCCGGTGATGTGCGTCGGCGCGTCGATGCCGTTGGACAGGCGTCCTTCAAGCGGGAAGATCGGCCAGATATAGGCGAATGTCAGCTGCAGCACGACGCCCCAGACAAAGGCGGGCGTACAGACCGCGATGACCGAGATCAGACGGGCCAGATGGTCGGGCCAGCGGCGCTGCAGCCGCGCGGCAAGGCGACCCAAGGGCAGGCCCAGCAGGATCATCATGGCGCCGGCATACAGCACCAGTTCCAGCGTCGCGGGGAAATAGGTGGCGATGTCGCGGGTCACGGGGCGCTTGGTGTAAAGCGATGTGCCCAGGTCCCCGTGCAGCAGGTCCCGCAGGAACCAGCCGTATTGCACGACGATAGGGTCGTTCAGGTGCCGCGCCTCGCGCAGCGCATCGACCTGCGCCTGGCTGGCATTGGGCCCCAGCGCGATGCGCGCGGGATCGCCCGGCACGATGCGGGCAATGACGAAGATCAGGACCGACACGCCGATCAGCACGAGGACCGAAATGGCGAGGCGTTGCAGCAAAAGGCGAAAAACGGGGGACATGGATCAGACCTCCGCCATCGTGGCGGCCCCTGCGAGCCCGCCGGTCACGGCGAGAGAGCCTGCCCCCGCCACCGCGCATGCACCTGCCGCAACCGGGGTAATCCGCTGATCTTGCATCTTGTTCTCCAGATAGTCCGGGTGGCCCCGGGGGATCCCCCGGGGCCGGAAGGGTCAGTCGGTGACCCGCATGTCCTTGAACAGCATCGAGAACGCCGAGATCGGATAGCGCTTGCTTGCGTCTTCCAGGTTCGGAACCTCGATCCCGTTGCGGATGCCGTAGACGCCGGTGAACTCGTAGGCGTAGATCGCCGGCGCCAGGTCGCGCAGGCGGCCGTTCAGGTCCCGGTAGATCGCGGCCCGCTTCTCGGGGTCGGTTTCGGTCCGGCCGGCTTCAAGGTAACCGTCGACCTCGTCATCGGCCAGGTAGGACGCCGACATCCAGGTGTGCGGCACGGTCGAGCTGTACATGTTGTACATCAGCGAATCCGTGTCCGGGGTGCGCGTCGACACGGCGATCTCGATCGCGTGCGGCGCGGTTTCCGGTTCCGTCACCTGCTGGGTGATCAGCGCCCAGGGGGTGCGCGTGACCTTCACGTCCATGCCCAGCTGGGTGAACGTCGCCTGCATGAGCAGCGCAAGCCGTTCGCGCGCCGGCACTTCGGCGATCCAGGCGATGTCCAGCGGGTATTCCCTGGGATCGTACTTGCAGGCGGCCAGTTCTTCCTTGGCCTTGTCCATGTCCTGCGTCGGCATCGGCCGGTCCAGGTCGGCCCCGAACAGCCCCGACGGCATCGCCCCGTTCATCGCGATGCCCTGCGCCATGTCGTCGGTCACCGCCAGCAGCTGCAGCGTGGTGGCGTAATCGTAGGCATAGGTCAGCGCCATGCGGCAATGCACATCATCCAGCGGCGGGCGCTGGGTGTTCAGCATGATGTATTCGCCCGTCCCGCCCGGTTCGGCGGCCAGGTGCACGGTGCCGTCGGCCTCCATCGCCTTCAGCACTTCGGGCGGCAGCCACAGGGACGAGATATCGTGTTCGCCCCGCGACATCAGCGCGCGCACGGTCGAGGCTTCCAGCGAATAGCGATAGGTCACCTCGTCGGGCGCCAGCGGGTCCATCGCCTGGCCGGTGTAATTGGGGTTCGGCACCATCACGGTTTCGATCTGCGGATCGTGTTCCTTGATCACGTAGGCGCCCGATCCGGCCGAGGTTTCCGACAGCCAGGCCGAGGCGTAATCGTCACCCGTGGCATGGTCCTTGACCAGCGCGCTGTCGACCACCGAAAGCTGCACCAGCGAGGCGAGGAAGGGCGCGAAGGGTTCGGTGAGCGTGAAGGCGACGGTGCTGTCATCCACCGCCTCGACGGATGCGACGCGGCCTTCGAACAACGACGACGGCCCCTGCCCCAGCGCCATCAGCCGGTCGAAGGAATAGACAACATCGGCGGCGGTCACCGGGTTGCCCGACGCAAAGGTGGCGCCGTCGCGGATGGTGAAGGTGTA includes these proteins:
- a CDS encoding ABC-transporter permease protein, with product MSTKSPSVSPSVAWTEFRSNPISILGLVLVVFCVGLALCADVITPYPAHVGPIGDFTAINQAPSAAHWFGTDTIGRDLLTRIIYGFRLSLMMAVLVLSISMPVGVILGLFAGYMGGWVEFVLMRLTDIFLAIPPLVLAMAIMGFLPATLTNAMLAVTVMWWPWYTRLVYNVVRAEAREGYVLAAEVIGASPLHIMFREILPNCAPSVLTKLTLDIGFVVLMVSSLSFLGLGVQPPTPDLGSMVADGAKYMPDAWWLSIFPALAIMILVLGFNLLGDGLREAFDAEV
- the apc3_5 gene encoding Acetophenone carboxylase gamma subunit, with protein sequence MATRIGVDIGGTFTDLIYYDETTGETVEGKVPTVPHAPEEGVIHAVQAHVPEKVIAEASYFLHGTTVGLNALLERRGAEVGLLATQGFRDVLEIRRGDRAEMYNLFWEQPPALVPRRRRLEVPGRIMADGSVRAPVDEQATRAAIRALMGFNVDAIAVALINAWANPDHELLVERLIREEGFEGGISLSHRISGEYREYERTSTTVIDAFVRGRMSNYLRRLETRLRDLGFTGMALITRSGSGSMTFAEAEDRPFETIMSGPVGGAHGASEFARSLGIDALITADVGGTSFDTALILGGEPQVLYEGVIDGMPVQTTWVDVRSIGAGGGSLAHVDRGGLMRVGPQSAGAVPGPACYGKGGTQPALTDAAAYLGMLGPGELASGITLDIAASERALTAVAEGLGQDVETVATGVLRIAAAAMGGAMREVTVEQGLDPRGMTLLPFGGAGPLMACLLADDLGMNRIVLPPFAGNFSAWGLLGADRVQSAARTLVTDLNTDGLIRAQMLLDTLLSDLEARGARPAKATPSARLDLRYKGQEHSLSVDLALDGVRIAPDAGQIAETFATEYDKTFGGTLDEQVETVAVRATYTEALAPREVRVPDPDPAPPETRTVNAHSFAMGHRTPFAILPRNTFAGPTDGPCIVTETTSTLYVDAGWTIRPGARGELILERKEI
- the apc4_5 gene encoding Acetophenone carboxylase delta subunit gives rise to the protein MDTILHKAGQSRSTPADPVDPITTEVVRHALNSAANQMKRALVRTAFSPVIYEVLDFAVALYDKDVRLLAQAPSLPMFMGTLNFCVIEAVKGIGGVENLNDGDIIIYNWPYGTGSHPQDLAVVMPAFHEGELVGYAAIKGHWLDIAGKDPYCTDTIDVYQEGTIYPGVKIVERGKMVDPIYRIILANSRVPKMIAGDLNAEIVGVRTGVRALLEVVARHGVEDFGRAVEQMFDHGERVVRNYFAGIPDGTYVGSGVMDDNGVETAQVPFDITVIVEGDSVRLDYSAAPPQQAGPINCPVPSTISTSRVAISMLAGMGEAPNEGHFRAIEVVTRPGTMFHPLPPAPCFLYGWPAVQAIEAVYQALSKALPDIVPAMSGGCICSLVHWGTREATGEPWADGAPHPVGQGAWKGHDGGTMLHISESATRFSPVEVWESRNPWLVEKMELVPDSCGPGEWRGGMGVDFAFRMLEDTYVTTSVERTLNGPWGLQGGIGGRANAVRIERADGTVEASAKATRIPMPKGDLLLLRTGGGGGYGDPARRSADAVKADLDDGYITETYARTHHPQVVLDDDR
- the oppF_7 gene encoding Stage 0 sporulation protein KE translates to MSDVLLRTTRLSKVFKAGDHEVKALDDVDFDVRRGECHAVVGESGSGKSTLANIILGIHSSTFGEMHFDGKPLRQDRPRAMKRRIQLVQQNPLSSLNGRRRIGKSVRLPMDVHGLGEARHRARKVEDLLVEVGLEPEMARRTPASLSGGQRQRVAIARALAAEPDLIVLDEPTSALDVLVQARVLKLLDKLRQDRGLTYVFITHDLAVVRALADRISVFAEGRRVETGLADQIFSAPKAEFTRQLIGAVPVASAEEEAMRDAIRLTGRAPAA
- the oppD_10 gene encoding Stage 0 sporulation protein KD — protein: MAVLKIRDLKLGFRKGRQTAQVLHGISLHVNAGEKVALVGESGSGKSVTAQLALGRLQQERGTLTSGLIEVVGHDLIRAPQAMAPERGHRVTMIFQDPTSALNPVFRIGEIFAEVLRAGGQRVTETQARDRAMQALAEVHIPDPARALDSYPFQLSGGMNQRVMIAMALANEPELLLADEPGTALDVTVQAQTLRLMDDLVTQKGTAVLFISHNLSVVREFADRVYVIYRGKIVEHGRTDQLFADPRHPYTRALLSAAPKLIGGGLPDLPEHSDAFRDPLIVHDGCGEPDEVNA
- a CDS encoding putative D,D-dipeptide-binding periplasmic protein precursor, which produces MKIMTRLGLLACSTAMLLAAPLVAQERPLRLDESAIGEIDPAKGTDYADTVLGVNLYEALVYPKQGGAGVQPWLASDWTIDDLTYTFTIRDGATFASGNPVTAADVVYSFDRLMALGQGPSSLFEGRVASVEAVDDSTVAFTLTEPFAPFLASLVQLSVVDSALVKDHATGDDYASAWLSETSAGSGAYVIKEHDPQIETVMVPNPNYTGQAMDPLAPDEVTYRYSLEASTVRALMSRGEHDISSLWLPPEVLKAMEADGTVHLAAEPGGTGEYIMLNTQRPPLDDVHCRMALTYAYDYATTLQLLAVTDDMAQGIAMNGAMPSGLFGADLDRPMPTQDMDKAKEELAACKYDPREYPLDIAWIAEVPARERLALLMQATFTQLGMDVKVTRTPWALITQQVTEPETAPHAIEIAVSTRTPDTDSLMYNMYSSTVPHTWMSASYLADDEVDGYLEAGRTETDPEKRAAIYRDLNGRLRDLAPAIYAYEFTGVYGIRNGIEVPNLEDASKRYPISAFSMLFKDMRVTD
- a CDS encoding ABC-transporter permease protein, whose amino-acid sequence is MSPVFRLLLQRLAISVLVLIGVSVLIFVIARIVPGDPARIALGPNASQAQVDALREARHLNDPIVVQYGWFLRDLLHGDLGTSLYTKRPVTRDIATYFPATLELVLYAGAMMILLGLPLGRLAARLQRRWPDHLARLISVIAVCTPAFVWGVVLQLTFAYIWPIFPLEGRLSNGIDAPTHITGFYTLDALMTGQLSTFLDALYHLVLPATALAMSGIGQTARLTRSSMIETYRKPFIDMSRAYGFRESRIARRFAFWPSLIPTLTIVGLDFAAMLANAFLVERVFVWPGLSRYGVEVILRKDLDAIVGVVLVIAAMFLVTNLIVDLIVSIINPRIRLAERKAKA